A genome region from Hevea brasiliensis isolate MT/VB/25A 57/8 chromosome 9, ASM3005281v1, whole genome shotgun sequence includes the following:
- the LOC110672213 gene encoding serine/threonine-protein kinase Nek2 isoform X2: MLPFSLPFFKPSAALKIYLHFRYVMKKTRLARQTERARRSAHQEMELISKVRNPFIVEYKDSWVEKGCYVCIIIGYCEGGDIAEAIKKANGVHFPEEKLCKWLVQLLMALDYLHAKHILHRDVKCSNIFLTREQDTRLGDFGLAKMLTSDDFASSVVGTPSYMCPELLADIPYGSKSDIWSLGCCMYEMAAYKPAFKAFDMQALINKINKSIVAPLPTVYSGALRGLIKSMLRKNPEFRPSAAELLSHPHLQPHVLKIQLKLNGPRRNTFPVHWSESNFIKKTRFTEPEAVSIFTDREKRRSFSNDRTLNPSISETEQDSPDSSHTAEQFASYLNQQFKEISVNVVHEEIDINNEVAAKFSMAAKTPRMTSAKVSATPKRQTIPSKIPHTGFKRDSLPVSCTPASKSSQPTRRASLPFPTRASSLATPYRANIRPLPSVDSPDVSVNAPRIDKIAEFPLASSDDPFIPIRGTSSTSAQSSSSSPDIGDRSITKDKCTVQVLDRAVTKIHLTDSSHEVEKTGSEWSEHNPTTAVSSRSSPESQQRRFDTSSYQQRAEALEGLLEFSARLLQQKRFEELAVLLKPFGPEKVSPRETAIWLAKSFKETAV, encoded by the exons ATGTTACCATTTTCTCTGCCTTTCTTTAAGCCGTCGGCTGCGCTAAAAATCTACTTGCATTT TAGGTATGTCATGAAAAAGACCCGTTTGGCTCGTCAGACTGAGAGAGCTCGCAGGTCTGCCCACCAGGAG ATGGAACTTATTTCAAAAGTAAGAAATCCATTCATTGTGGAGTACAAGGATTCTTGGGTAGAAAAG GGATGCTATGTGTGCATTATCATAGGGTACTGTGAAGGTGGAGACAT AGCAGAAGCTATAAAAAAGGCTAATGGTGTTCATTTTCCTGAGGAG AAACTTTGCAAGTGGCTTGTTCAACTACTAATGGCACTAGATTACTTGCATGCCAAACACATACTTCATCGTGATGTTAAA TGTTCAAATATATTTTTGACAAGAGAACAAGACACGCGCCTAG GTGATTTTGGTCTTGCTAAAATGTTGACTTCTGATGACTTTGCTTCTTCT GTTGTGGGAACCCCCAGTTACATGTGCCCTGAGCTTCTTGCTGATATACCTTATGGTTCCAAGTCAGATATTTGGTCTTTGG GATGCTGCATGTATGAAATGGCTGCTTACAAACCAGCATTTAAAGCTTTT GACATGCAAGCACTAATCAACAAAATAAATAAGTCTATAGTGGCTCCTCTTCCTACTGTGTACTCTGGAGCACT ccgAGGGCTTATTAAAAGCATGCTGCGGAAGAATCCAGAATTTAGACCAAGT GCTGCAGAGTTGCTCAGTCATCCACATCTTCAACCTCATGTTCTCAAGATTCAACTAAAGTTGAATGGCCCCAGGCGGAATACTTTCCCTGTCCATTGGTCTGAATCCAACTTTATAAAGAAAACTAGATTCACAGAGCCAGAAGCTGTCTCCATTTTTACTGACAGAGAGAAAAGGCGATCATTTAGCAATGACCGGACATTGAATCCTAGTATATCTGAAACTGAGCAAGACTCCCCAGATTCTTCACATACAGCTGAACAATTTGCAAGTTACTTGAACCAACAGTTCAAAGAAATATCTGTTAATGTTGTCCATGAAGAgattgatattaacaatgaagttgCTGCTAAATTTTCAATGGCTGCCAAAACTCCAAGAATGACATCTGCTAAAGTTTCTGCTACTCCAAAGAGACAAACAATACCGTCAAAGATACCCCATACTGGTTTCAAACGTGATTCG CTTCCAGTGTCATGTACTCCAGCAAGCAAATCTTCTCAACCTACACGCAGAGCATCTCTTCCATTCCCAACAAGAGCTTCAAGCTTAGCTACCCCTTATAGGGCTAACATCCGCCCTCTTCCTAGTGTGGATTCTCCTGATGTTTCTGTCAATGCTCCAAGAATTGACAAGATTGCTGAATTCCCATTGGCTTCTTCTGACGATCCTTTCATTCCTATCCGTGGAACGTCATCGACTTCAGCACAATCCTCTTCTTCATCTCCAGACATTGGAGACCGCTCAATCACAAAAGACAAGTGCACTGTCCAGGTTTTGGACAGAGCTGTTACCAAGATTCATTTAACTGATAGCAGCCATGAAGTTGAAAAAACTGGCAGTGAATGGTCAGAGCATAATCCAACAACTGCTGTTTCAAGCCGTTCCTCTCCAGAGTCACAACAGCGCAGGTTCGACACCTCGTCATACCAACAGCGTGCAGAAGCATTAGAAGGGTTGCTTGAGTTTAGTGCACGGCTCTTGCAACAGAAACGGTTCGAAGAACTTGCGGTGCTGTTGAAGCCGTTTGGACCAGAGAAGGTTTCTCCTCGAGAAACTGCCATTTGGTTGGCAAAGAGCTTCAAGGAGACTGCAGTCTAG
- the LOC110672213 gene encoding serine/threonine-protein kinase Nek2 isoform X1 translates to MEQYEILEQIGKGSFGSALLVRHRHEKKKYVMKKTRLARQTERARRSAHQEMELISKVRNPFIVEYKDSWVEKGCYVCIIIGYCEGGDIAEAIKKANGVHFPEEKLCKWLVQLLMALDYLHAKHILHRDVKCSNIFLTREQDTRLGDFGLAKMLTSDDFASSVVGTPSYMCPELLADIPYGSKSDIWSLGCCMYEMAAYKPAFKAFDMQALINKINKSIVAPLPTVYSGALRGLIKSMLRKNPEFRPSAAELLSHPHLQPHVLKIQLKLNGPRRNTFPVHWSESNFIKKTRFTEPEAVSIFTDREKRRSFSNDRTLNPSISETEQDSPDSSHTAEQFASYLNQQFKEISVNVVHEEIDINNEVAAKFSMAAKTPRMTSAKVSATPKRQTIPSKIPHTGFKRDSLPVSCTPASKSSQPTRRASLPFPTRASSLATPYRANIRPLPSVDSPDVSVNAPRIDKIAEFPLASSDDPFIPIRGTSSTSAQSSSSSPDIGDRSITKDKCTVQVLDRAVTKIHLTDSSHEVEKTGSEWSEHNPTTAVSSRSSPESQQRRFDTSSYQQRAEALEGLLEFSARLLQQKRFEELAVLLKPFGPEKVSPRETAIWLAKSFKETAV, encoded by the exons ATGGAGCAATATGAAATTCTAGAGCAGATAGGCAAAGGTTCCTTTGGTTCGGCTCTTCTTGTGAGGCATAGACATGAAAAGAAGAA GTATGTCATGAAAAAGACCCGTTTGGCTCGTCAGACTGAGAGAGCTCGCAGGTCTGCCCACCAGGAG ATGGAACTTATTTCAAAAGTAAGAAATCCATTCATTGTGGAGTACAAGGATTCTTGGGTAGAAAAG GGATGCTATGTGTGCATTATCATAGGGTACTGTGAAGGTGGAGACAT AGCAGAAGCTATAAAAAAGGCTAATGGTGTTCATTTTCCTGAGGAG AAACTTTGCAAGTGGCTTGTTCAACTACTAATGGCACTAGATTACTTGCATGCCAAACACATACTTCATCGTGATGTTAAA TGTTCAAATATATTTTTGACAAGAGAACAAGACACGCGCCTAG GTGATTTTGGTCTTGCTAAAATGTTGACTTCTGATGACTTTGCTTCTTCT GTTGTGGGAACCCCCAGTTACATGTGCCCTGAGCTTCTTGCTGATATACCTTATGGTTCCAAGTCAGATATTTGGTCTTTGG GATGCTGCATGTATGAAATGGCTGCTTACAAACCAGCATTTAAAGCTTTT GACATGCAAGCACTAATCAACAAAATAAATAAGTCTATAGTGGCTCCTCTTCCTACTGTGTACTCTGGAGCACT ccgAGGGCTTATTAAAAGCATGCTGCGGAAGAATCCAGAATTTAGACCAAGT GCTGCAGAGTTGCTCAGTCATCCACATCTTCAACCTCATGTTCTCAAGATTCAACTAAAGTTGAATGGCCCCAGGCGGAATACTTTCCCTGTCCATTGGTCTGAATCCAACTTTATAAAGAAAACTAGATTCACAGAGCCAGAAGCTGTCTCCATTTTTACTGACAGAGAGAAAAGGCGATCATTTAGCAATGACCGGACATTGAATCCTAGTATATCTGAAACTGAGCAAGACTCCCCAGATTCTTCACATACAGCTGAACAATTTGCAAGTTACTTGAACCAACAGTTCAAAGAAATATCTGTTAATGTTGTCCATGAAGAgattgatattaacaatgaagttgCTGCTAAATTTTCAATGGCTGCCAAAACTCCAAGAATGACATCTGCTAAAGTTTCTGCTACTCCAAAGAGACAAACAATACCGTCAAAGATACCCCATACTGGTTTCAAACGTGATTCG CTTCCAGTGTCATGTACTCCAGCAAGCAAATCTTCTCAACCTACACGCAGAGCATCTCTTCCATTCCCAACAAGAGCTTCAAGCTTAGCTACCCCTTATAGGGCTAACATCCGCCCTCTTCCTAGTGTGGATTCTCCTGATGTTTCTGTCAATGCTCCAAGAATTGACAAGATTGCTGAATTCCCATTGGCTTCTTCTGACGATCCTTTCATTCCTATCCGTGGAACGTCATCGACTTCAGCACAATCCTCTTCTTCATCTCCAGACATTGGAGACCGCTCAATCACAAAAGACAAGTGCACTGTCCAGGTTTTGGACAGAGCTGTTACCAAGATTCATTTAACTGATAGCAGCCATGAAGTTGAAAAAACTGGCAGTGAATGGTCAGAGCATAATCCAACAACTGCTGTTTCAAGCCGTTCCTCTCCAGAGTCACAACAGCGCAGGTTCGACACCTCGTCATACCAACAGCGTGCAGAAGCATTAGAAGGGTTGCTTGAGTTTAGTGCACGGCTCTTGCAACAGAAACGGTTCGAAGAACTTGCGGTGCTGTTGAAGCCGTTTGGACCAGAGAAGGTTTCTCCTCGAGAAACTGCCATTTGGTTGGCAAAGAGCTTCAAGGAGACTGCAGTCTAG
- the LOC110672238 gene encoding uncharacterized protein LOC110672238, with translation MEQMQVLELYEVHYADLMLLSSSSASNHSVSLSSPEEELARLQTIRTTIIETLGPKGPGLLSIVGVPNALLLRRNLLPLARKLALLDHECRKRLLKEHNLGSDVPLKNPDRNVSSFAMQLKYVEALKSAPIKPSHEVRLNLEPTHLDVDEVRKFHEDEFKNLGDFFKDLGYFMMELGLRLAQMCDEFIGGQELERSLLESGTAKGRLIHYHSILDKLLMRETGRRKGPTKKQANSKKNQEHCLRSEQKQLQGSNFVTNGIKVGSRGNDMDLWQQWHYDYGIFTVLTAPMFLLPSYLSENMVTYQSSLSSDQECPYPNGYSYLQIFDPNNNNVLMVKTSPESFIIQVGESADILSKGKLRSTLHCVRRPLKFENLSRETFVVFLQPAWSKTFSITDYNMEHGVSVGNLSEGNGIKHGLNEFTQDIHKIVPPLSSRLKDGMTFAEFSRETTKQYYGGKGLQSNG, from the exons ATGGAGCAAATGCAGGTGTTGGAGCTGTACGAAGTTCATTACGCTGATTTGATGCTACTCTCCTCATCTTCAGCTTCGAATCATAGCGTTTCTTTATCTTCACCAGAAGAAGAACTAGCAAGACTGCAAACCATAAGGACAACTATCATTGAAACCCTAGGCCCTAAAGGCCCAGGTCTCCTTTCCATCGTTGGCGTCCCTAACGCTCTTCTTCTTCGCCGCAACCTCCTCCCTCTTGCTCGCAAGCTCGCTCTTCTCGACCACGAGTGCCGCAAACGCCTTCTCAag GAACACAACTTGGGGAGTGATGTTCCTCTAAAGAATCCTGATAGGAATGTGTCTTCTTTTGCAATGCAACTCAAATATGTGGAAGCTCTGAAATCTGCTCCCATTAAGCCAAGTCATGAAGTACGCTTGAATTTAGAACCAACTCATCTGGATGTTGATGAGGTgagaaaatttcatgaagatgaaTTTAAAAATCTTGGAGATTTCTTTAAAGATTTAGGATATTTTATGATGGAGCTGGGGCTCCGTCTTGCCCAAATGTGTGATGAGTTCATTGGTGGCCAAGAGTTAGAACGAAGCTTATTAGAATCTGGCACTGCGAAAGGGCGCCTTATACATTATCATTCAATTCTAGATAAACTTTTAATGAGAGAAACTGGGAGAAGGAAGGGACCCACCAAAAAGCAGGCCAATTCCAAAAAGAACCAAGAACACTGTTTAAGAAGCGAGCAAAAACAATTACAAGGTTCAAACTTTGTTACAAATGGCATTAAGGTTGGATCACGTGGAAATGATATGGATTTATGGCAGCAATGGCATTATGATTATGGTATCTTTACTGTTTTGACAGCACCAATGTTTCTTCTGCCCTCATATTTATCAGAAAATATGGTCACATATCAATCTTCACTATCATCTGATCAAGAATGCCCTTATCCCAATGGCTATTCATATTTGCAAATCTTTGATCCCAACAATAATAATGTCCTCATGGTAAAAACTTCTCCTGAAAGTTTCATCATTCAGGTTGGGGAATCAGCTGATATTTTGTCAAAAGGAAAGCTTCGTTCAACCCTACACTGTGTGCGCAGACCATTGAAGTTTGAAAATTTAAGCAGAGAAACTTTTGTTGTGTTTCTGCAACCTGCATGGAGCAAAACCTTCTCAATCACAGATTACAATATGGAACATGGTGTGTCAGTTGGTAACTTATCTGAGGGAAATGGCATCAAGCATGGCTTAAATGAATTTACTCAAGATATTCATAAAATTGTTCCACCACTCTCATCGCGGTTGAAGGATGGAATGACATTTGCAGAATTCTCACGTGAAACTACCAAGCAGTATTATGGTGGCAAAGGTTTACAATCCAATGGATAG
- the LOC110672265 gene encoding protein LIFEGUARD 2 isoform X3 → MLESPDLQQVFICKVYLIVAIQLLLTIIGAATVIMSIHSLVYFIVSSNAGLPFYLGISITAITALCLLCCSDLASYLLFWVLTTAFGFLVGLTCAVASGDVILQSAILATAMVVNLTLYTFWAASRGHDFDFLRPFLFVAIAIVVVFGLVQIVFPMDRIFVMMYGCFGSITFCCYIVCVTDSLIIKSYSYDKYIWAAVSLYVDIINLFLLLLTVFKASHY, encoded by the exons ATGTTGGAAAGTCCTGACCTCCAGCAGGTATTCATTTGCAAAGTCTACTTGATCGTAGCCATTCAATTGCTCCTGACAATTATTGGGGCGGCCACAGTAATCATGTCAATTCATTCCTTGGTCTACTTTATTGTGAGTAGTAATGCTGGATTACCTTTCTACTTAGGCATCAGCATAACGGCAATCACAG CATTGTGTCTGTTGTGCTGCTCCGACTTGGCCAGTTATCTTCTCTTTTGGGTATTGACCACTGCTTTCGGGTTTTTGGTTGGATTGACATGTGCAGTTGCCAGTG GGGACGTTATTCTTCAAAGTGCGATTCTGGCAACTGCGATGGTTGTGAATCTTACTCTGTACACATTCTGGGCAGCAAGCAGAGGCCATGATTTTGACTTCCTACGCCCCTTCTTGTTCGTTGCCATTGCCATAGTTGTGGTGTTTGGTTTGGTACAG ATTGTTTTTCCAATGGATAGAATATTTGTCATGATGTATGGGTGCTTTGGTTCAATCACATTCTGCTGCTACATTGTGTGCGTCACAGACAGCCTAATTATTAAGAGCTACTCTTATGACAAATACATTTGGGCCGCAGTGTCTTTGTACGTGGACATCATTAATCTCTTCCTCTTGCTGCTCACCGTCTTCAAAGCCTCTCATTACTAA
- the LOC110672265 gene encoding protein LIFEGUARD 4 isoform X2, whose translation MPQECRDVEAGESAAMLESPDLQQVFICKVYLIVAIQLLLTIIGAATVIMSIHSLVYFIVSSNAGLPFYLGISITAITALCLLCCSDLASYLLFWVLTTAFGFLVGLTCAVASGDVILQSAILATAMVVNLTLYTFWAASRGHDFDFLRPFLFVAIAIVVVFGLVQIVFPMDRIFVMMYGCFGSITFCCYIVCVTDSLIIKSYSYDKYIWAAVSLYVDIINLFLLLLTVFKASHY comes from the exons Atg CCTCAAGAGTGTAGAGATGTGGAGGCGGGGGAATCTGCAGCAATGTTGGAAAGTCCTGACCTCCAGCAGGTATTCATTTGCAAAGTCTACTTGATCGTAGCCATTCAATTGCTCCTGACAATTATTGGGGCGGCCACAGTAATCATGTCAATTCATTCCTTGGTCTACTTTATTGTGAGTAGTAATGCTGGATTACCTTTCTACTTAGGCATCAGCATAACGGCAATCACAG CATTGTGTCTGTTGTGCTGCTCCGACTTGGCCAGTTATCTTCTCTTTTGGGTATTGACCACTGCTTTCGGGTTTTTGGTTGGATTGACATGTGCAGTTGCCAGTG GGGACGTTATTCTTCAAAGTGCGATTCTGGCAACTGCGATGGTTGTGAATCTTACTCTGTACACATTCTGGGCAGCAAGCAGAGGCCATGATTTTGACTTCCTACGCCCCTTCTTGTTCGTTGCCATTGCCATAGTTGTGGTGTTTGGTTTGGTACAG ATTGTTTTTCCAATGGATAGAATATTTGTCATGATGTATGGGTGCTTTGGTTCAATCACATTCTGCTGCTACATTGTGTGCGTCACAGACAGCCTAATTATTAAGAGCTACTCTTATGACAAATACATTTGGGCCGCAGTGTCTTTGTACGTGGACATCATTAATCTCTTCCTCTTGCTGCTCACCGTCTTCAAAGCCTCTCATTACTAA
- the LOC110672265 gene encoding protein LIFEGUARD 4 isoform X1 codes for MCLQPQECRDVEAGESAAMLESPDLQQVFICKVYLIVAIQLLLTIIGAATVIMSIHSLVYFIVSSNAGLPFYLGISITAITALCLLCCSDLASYLLFWVLTTAFGFLVGLTCAVASGDVILQSAILATAMVVNLTLYTFWAASRGHDFDFLRPFLFVAIAIVVVFGLVQIVFPMDRIFVMMYGCFGSITFCCYIVCVTDSLIIKSYSYDKYIWAAVSLYVDIINLFLLLLTVFKASHY; via the exons ATGTGTCTGCAGCCTCAAGAGTGTAGAGATGTGGAGGCGGGGGAATCTGCAGCAATGTTGGAAAGTCCTGACCTCCAGCAGGTATTCATTTGCAAAGTCTACTTGATCGTAGCCATTCAATTGCTCCTGACAATTATTGGGGCGGCCACAGTAATCATGTCAATTCATTCCTTGGTCTACTTTATTGTGAGTAGTAATGCTGGATTACCTTTCTACTTAGGCATCAGCATAACGGCAATCACAG CATTGTGTCTGTTGTGCTGCTCCGACTTGGCCAGTTATCTTCTCTTTTGGGTATTGACCACTGCTTTCGGGTTTTTGGTTGGATTGACATGTGCAGTTGCCAGTG GGGACGTTATTCTTCAAAGTGCGATTCTGGCAACTGCGATGGTTGTGAATCTTACTCTGTACACATTCTGGGCAGCAAGCAGAGGCCATGATTTTGACTTCCTACGCCCCTTCTTGTTCGTTGCCATTGCCATAGTTGTGGTGTTTGGTTTGGTACAG ATTGTTTTTCCAATGGATAGAATATTTGTCATGATGTATGGGTGCTTTGGTTCAATCACATTCTGCTGCTACATTGTGTGCGTCACAGACAGCCTAATTATTAAGAGCTACTCTTATGACAAATACATTTGGGCCGCAGTGTCTTTGTACGTGGACATCATTAATCTCTTCCTCTTGCTGCTCACCGTCTTCAAAGCCTCTCATTACTAA
- the LOC110672252 gene encoding protein LIFEGUARD 2, which yields MWGQPYRKSDVEAGASPLYPMMLESPQLRWAFIRKVYSILSFQLLATIAVASVVVSVHPIAHFFVSTGTGLALYIVLIIMPFIVLCPMYYYHQKHPVNYLLLGIFTISLAFAVGLTCAFTSGKVILESVILTTVVVLSLTLYTFWAARRGHDFNFLGPFLFGAVLVLMVFALIQILFPLGRISVMIYGCLASIIFCGYIIYDTDNLIKRFSYDEYIWAAVCLYLDVINLFLSLLTVFRAADT from the exons ATGTGGGGTCAGCCGTACAGAAAGAGTGACGTGGAGGCCGGGGCCAGTCCTCTGTATCCGATGATGCTCGAGAGCCCGCAGCTACGGTGGGCCTTCATTAGGAAAGTTTATTCAATCCTATCCTTCCAGTTGCTGGCGACAATCGCGGTGGCCTCCGTCGTGGTTTCTGTCCATCCGATTGCGCATTTCTTTGTTAGTACTGGGACCGGCCTCGCACTCTACATAGTCCTCATTATTATGCCATTTATTG TTTTATGCCCCATGTACTACTACCACCAGAAGCATCCGGTGAATTATCTTCTTCTTGGGATTTTTACCATCTCTCTTGCTTTCGCTGTTGGATTAACTTGTGCTTTCACCAGTG GGAAGGTTATTCTGGAATCAGTTATTCTGACAACTGTAGTGGTCCTGAGTCTTACTCTGTACACATTCTGGGCAGCAAGGAGAGGCCATGATTTCAACTTTCTTGGTCCCTTTTTGTTTGGTGCTGTCCTTGTTCTCATGGTATTTGCCTTGATCCAG ATTCTCTTTCCATTGGGCAGAATTTCTGTTATGATCTATGGGTGTCTGGCTTCAATCATATTCTGTGGGTACATTATATACGACACCGACAACTTAATCAAGCGTTTCTCATATGACGAGTACATTTGGGCTGCAGTGTGTTTGTATTTGGATGTCATTAATCTCTTCCTCTCGTTGCTCACTGTCTTCAGGGCTGCTGATACCTAA
- the LOC110672203 gene encoding chlorophyllase-1, chloroplastic, translated as MLVTLLVILLASALEAKPQFPTVVLLETKPVQDILDVFVTGSFPTKSIDVKKSNPASPPKPLLIVSPITDGTYPVFMFLHGTCLENYFYSNLLPHIASHGFIVVAPQVYSCINWLIPKLPIRESKEIEFVAEVGNWLLSGLQSVLPEKVTWDQDKLALGGHNRGGNIAFALALGYSKTPLEVKISALVGLDPVGRVSTDPKILTNVPHSFNLSIPVTVIGTGLGNESVCGVVGLACAPNYMNHVKFYNKCKAPASHFVTTDYGHMDMLDDNPTGILAIIANSICKNSKDPRDQMRRTVGGLIVAFLKAYFQADSGDFMTILNEPSVAPAKLDPVQFKEEQNHAQV; from the exons ATGTTGGTAACCTTGTTGGTAATATTGCTGGCTTCCGCGTTGGAAGCTAAGCCCCAATTTCCAACGGTAGTGCTGCTGGAAACCAAGCCTGTTCAGGATATACTCGATGTTTTCGTAACAGGATCTTTTCCTACAAAATCTATTGACGTGAAGAAATCGAACCCTGCCTCACCTCCTAAACCATTGCTAATTGTTTCACCAATTACTGATGGCACATACCCTGTTTTCATGTTTCTACATGGAACCTGCCTGGAAAACTATTTCTACAGTAACCTCCTTCCACATATTGCTTCTCATGGATTTATAGTTGTCGCTCCTCAG GTATATTCTTGTATAAATTGGTTGATACCCAAACTGCCTATAAGGGAGTCGAAAGAGATTGAGTTCGTAGCAGAAGTGGGAAACTGGTTACTTTCAGGCCTACAATCTGTGCTACCCGAAAAAGTTACTTGGGACCAAGACAAGCTTGCTCTTGGAGGCCACAATAGAGGTGGAAACATAGCATTTGCACTCGCACTTGGATATTCTAAGACGCCCCTAGAAGTGAAAATCTCAGCACTAGTAGGTCTAGACCCTGTTGGAAGGGTTAGTACTGATCCCAAAATTCTCACGAATGTCCCTCATTCTTTTAACTTATCGATTCCGGTCACCGTTATCGGTACCGGGTTGGGTAATGAATCGGTATGCGGGGTGGTAGGTCTTGCTTGTGCTCCAAATTATATGAACCATGTGAAGTTTTACAATAAGTGCAAAGCTCCTGCTAGTCATTTTGTGACTACAGATTATGGTCACATGGACATGTTAGATGATAATCCAACTGGTATATTGGCGATTATAGCAAATTCTATATGCAAGAATAGCAAGGATCCTAGGGATCAGATGAGGAGGACTGTTGGTGGCCTTATTGTGGCATTTTTGAAGGCTTATTTCCAAGCTGACAGTGGAGACTTCATGACCATTTTGAACGAACCTTCTGTTGCTCCTGCAAAGCTGGATCCTGTCCAATTTAAGGAAGAACAAAATCACGCTCAAGTTTAA